A region of the Gemmatimonadaceae bacterium genome:
CCCAGGCAACATGCTTACGAATCGTTGGCACAATCTTGGTCTTGATTCCCTGCAGCTTGATCGGCGGAGTTTTGACGCCAACGGGGACTCTTTGACTTGCCTCAGGTCTCATCGCGTTTCAAAAGAAAGCGGGAGAGAGAATTGCGATCCACTAGCCAATCGCGTCCAACCTTTTCCGCCTGTAACTGACCATTCCGAATAAGCAATCGAACGTGTTGTATCGTATAGCCGAGCATCTTAGCGGCCTCAGAAGTAGTGACGAACGGAATCTCGTTCACCCGATATTCTCTAGGGAATATAGTGGTAATGCCAGATCTGTGCAAGCGATGTTGTAGGTCGATTCCAACAAGTCAAACTTAGTTTGAGATGGACCTCAGAATTTGCCATGCAATCGCTCAGCGACGCCTAATCGAATTTAGATATAATGGTGTTCTCCGTCAGGTAGAGCCGCATCTCTACGGGCGAACATCAAAAAGCGGCGATGTGATCAGCGGGTGGCTAGTGGATGGTGGGAATGTGGATGGTGGGAATGCGGATGCTGGGTACCGGAGCCGCTGGCGCACCTTCGTTTTAGACGACCTCTCCGATTTAAAGATTCTCGGCGAGCATTTTGCAGCGCCACGTGACGGTTTCAATCCGGCCGATCCTCGTTTCGCCATGGTCTATTGTCGCGTCGACTATTCCTCTGAGAGCCGCTAGGCGAAGCAATATTTCGAAACTATTCGTCCGCCAGCATTCCATTCGATAGCGCTGGGCAAGGCCCTTCCGGCCCCTCCAGGCCAGTAAAGGCCAGTAAAGGCCAGTAAAGGCCCTGTTTCGCTTAACAGGCCGCTTGTTGCCAGACGAAGCGAATTACTTCAGTAGCGCCCACCTAAAGGGCGTGTTGTATTGGAGGGTTACACCAAGATGATCCAGCGCATGGACCGAGTGCTGCGGACGAAGAAGGATGGCCGCGTTGCCCGCTTTGCGGTTCTATTCGTCGAGGATACTTCGGAAGACCCGGCGCAGCCAGCGCACGAGGGACTTTCTCGAGGAGCTAGTGGATGTGGCCGAAGAGCTCAAGACGTTCGCGCCGCGTGCGAATGGTCTCACCCTGAACGCGTACCTTGCGTCGATGCGGCCGCGACGGGGCAACACGCGTACGCTGTCACTTAGTAGTTAGGTCCGTAATGAGCAATGTGATTGACTGGTACTTCACGCGGCACTTCTCTCGCGCCGCTCAACGCCGAGAACGGCATCGTTCTGGCAGCTTCGTTCAGGTCTCGCGAAGCGCATCGGCGTAGGCAGGGTTGAGCACGAGCTCACCGTCGACGATCACCTCGCGGTCCCACGGCAGCACAATCGTGCTCGTCGTTGCAAGTGCATGGAAATCGGGTTCGTACGACCCGGTCCTGAACTCGACGGCAGTTCTCACCTCGCTAGCACCCGCGTTGACGATCGAGCCGACCGCGAGACGCATCGTATCCCCCGAGTCGCAGGTCTCGTCGACGATCAACACCCGCCGGTCGCGGACTTCGACTGGTGCGGCACCGAATATCGCCGGCGTATCCCGGACGGTCTCAGCCCGGAATTTCCGACTCACCATTATGGAATGGAACTCGCATCCGAGCATTGCGGCGATCACGGCGCCGGGAATGACGCCGGCATTCGCCACCCCAACCACAACCTCGGGATCATAGGCGCGTGAGACTTTCAGAGCCAAAGCACGGGAGAGTTCACCGAACAATGGCCACTCTACATGGAGCACTCCCTGAGAGGGATCGACGGCCTTTTTTCGCGGTGACATGAGGGGTAGGTCAAGGTAGCCCCACTACATACTCGATGGTAGATTCGGATCGATGTCATTCTGGAGCCGGCTCGGCGGCGGGAAGTCAAAGAGCGAGCAGAAGCGCCTCGACTACCTGAGCGAGGGGCTGGCGCTCGAGCGTCAGGGCGACTACGATGCCGCGCTGACGTCCTATCAGCTCGCGCTCCGGGACCAGCCGACGAACCATCGCGTGCTCCAGAACATGGCGATCGCCTATTCGCGGACCGGAAGACAGACCGAGGCCATTCGCTGTTACCGGCGCGCGCTCGATATCCAGCCGAAGCTCGCGGGCGCGCACTACGGCCTGGCGTTCCTCCTCCTCCGCCGCGGCGACATCGACGACGCAGCGTTCCATCTGGAGGCTTTTTTGATGGATCCCCCGCCGCCGAGCGCCGAGGCGGAGCGGTGGGTCCGGCATGCAAGAGACACTCTGGAGCGGATTCGCAGCACTCCCGCCGCCGCAGGCGAAGGCGGACCACTGGCGAGTGGCGAATACCCAGAGGTTTCCGAGTAGATGGGCGATGTCCTCGCGATCGTCAGCCAGAAGGGCGGAGTAGGAAAGACAACCACAGCGGTAAACCTCGCTGCGGCCTTCGCGAGGAGCGGTCTCAAGACTCTCGTTGTGGACGTCGACCCCCAAGGCTCGGTGAGGTACGGCGTCGGCCTCCGCCGCGATCAGCAGAACGCAGGGTTTGCCGACTATCTGAATGGGCAGAAGTCGCTGCGCGAAGTCATCCTGCCGACGGCCCTTCCATGGCTGCGTGTGATTCTCGCAGGGTCGGTCACCGATGAAGCGGACCAGACCACGTACCATCAGCTCATCTCCGAGACTTCGATTCTCCCCGACCTGCTGGAGACGGCGCGCGCGCGCTGTCACATCGTTGTCGTCGATTCGCCGCCCGGCCTCGGCCCAATTACGCGTGCTGTGCTCGGGGCTAGCCAGCATGTGATCGTGCCGCTCCAATGCGAGCCGCTCGCGCTTCAGACTACGCCGCAAATATTGCGGGGAATTCAGGATGTAGTCTCGACGAACGAGCAGCTCACTCTCGACGGCATCCTGATGACCATGTACGAGGAAGGCAATCCAGCGAGCGCACGGGTTGTGGATTACGTGCGGCGGCATCTTCCGGCGAACATCGTGTTCGACACGGTGATTCCGAGAACTGTTGCGACCGCGGACGCCTTCGCCGCGGGTCAGCCAGTCGTGTTGCGGTCGCCCGCCGATGCTGCGTCGCAGGCGTACGTTCACCTCGCGCAACAGCTGATCGAACGTTTCTTATGAGCGTCCGACGTAACTCGCCGATCATCGCGATCGGCACGCTTGCCGGACTCGCTGCGTTTTCTTCATGCGCGGAGATACCGACGTCGGACTCCGC
Encoded here:
- a CDS encoding phosphoribosyltransferase, which produces MSPRKKAVDPSQGVLHVEWPLFGELSRALALKVSRAYDPEVVVGVANAGVIPGAVIAAMLGCEFHSIMVSRKFRAETVRDTPAIFGAAPVEVRDRRVLIVDETCDSGDTMRLAVGSIVNAGASEVRTAVEFRTGSYEPDFHALATTSTIVLPWDREVIVDGELVLNPAYADALRET
- a CDS encoding ParA family protein produces the protein MGDVLAIVSQKGGVGKTTTAVNLAAAFARSGLKTLVVDVDPQGSVRYGVGLRRDQQNAGFADYLNGQKSLREVILPTALPWLRVILAGSVTDEADQTTYHQLISETSILPDLLETARARCHIVVVDSPPGLGPITRAVLGASQHVIVPLQCEPLALQTTPQILRGIQDVVSTNEQLTLDGILMTMYEEGNPASARVVDYVRRHLPANIVFDTVIPRTVATADAFAAGQPVVLRSPADAASQAYVHLAQQLIERFL
- a CDS encoding tetratricopeptide repeat protein yields the protein MSFWSRLGGGKSKSEQKRLDYLSEGLALERQGDYDAALTSYQLALRDQPTNHRVLQNMAIAYSRTGRQTEAIRCYRRALDIQPKLAGAHYGLAFLLLRRGDIDDAAFHLEAFLMDPPPPSAEAERWVRHARDTLERIRSTPAAAGEGGPLASGEYPEVSE